One window from the genome of Amaranthus tricolor cultivar Red isolate AtriRed21 chromosome 9, ASM2621246v1, whole genome shotgun sequence encodes:
- the LOC130824149 gene encoding suppressor of RPS4-RLD 1-like, protein MSYQNIGAENLPLASAVVAQDLMAYGWRKLPPLSTNKHPLLFDPEVEATARRTHASAKKRRAEARKQAQQASQSLDMAGQAFERTLRQSTQPKASNVTAGIRMPTTNAGKFDIKSHVMNMITGNQFYGLDNEEPVDHLQKFLQACSLQKITGMTDDELYLYLFRFSLAGKAQLKIIDFKSSQLHILESSFLQKQNIAIMLAESCFDLHKAVGEDFWVSTWCNSMAFEGKQLEGTRITLLKTGERGFDFAIRTPCTPSRWNEFDTEMAMAWEALCNSYCGEAYGSTDFNALENVRDAILRMTYYWYNFMPLSRGSAAVGFVVLLGLCLAANMEFSGSIPEGVQVDWEAILTFSPDSFVESVKKWLYPNMKVTTSWKDYPDVASTLSTTGSVIAALSSYNN, encoded by the exons GAGTACCAACAAGCACcctttgctttttgatcctgagGTTGAGGCAACTGCTCGTAGAACACACGCAAGTGCAAAGAAAAGGAGGGCGGAGGCTCGTAAACAAGCTCAACAGGCCTCTCAATCTCTTGACATGGCAGGTCAGGCTTTCGAGAGAACTCTTAGGCAGTCTACACAGCCCAAGGCTAGCAATGTTACCGCGGGGATTAGGATGCCGACTACTAATGCTGGAAAATTTGACATCAAATCCCATGTTATGAATATGATCACGGGAAATCAGTTCTATGGTCTTGACAATGAAGAACCCGTCGATCATCTGCAGAAATTCCTTCAAGCATGTTCTCTACAAAAGATTACTGGGATGACTGACGACGAGCTCTACTTGTACCTTTTTCGTTTCTCTTTGGCGGGCAAGGCTCAGTTG AAGATTATAGATTTTAAGTCCTCACAATTACATATTCTTGAGTCCTCCTTCCTCCAGAAACAAAATATCGCA ATCATGCTTGCAGAATCCTGTTTTGACCTACATAAAGCTGTTGGTGAAGACTTCTGGGTGTCTACTTGGTGCAACAGTATGGCATTTGAGGG GAAGCAGTTAGAGGGAACAAGAATTACTCTTTTGAAAAC GGGAGAACGTGGATTTGATTTCGCAATAAGAACACCTTGTACGCCATCAAGGTGGAATGAGTTTGATACTGAAATGGCAATGGCATGGGAG GCTCTATGCAACTCTTATTGTGGGGAGGCTTATGGATCAACTGATTTCAATGCCCTTGAAAATGTCCGAGATGCAATTTTGAGGATGACTTACTACTG GTACAACTTCATGCCACTCTCCCGAGGTTCCGCTGCAGTTGGATTTGTAGTTTTGCTTGGATTGTGTCTTGCAGCAAACATGGAGTTCTCTGGGAGTATCCCAGAAGGAGTGCAGGTTGATTGGGAAGCGATTCTTACTTTCAGTCCCGACTCTTTTGTGGAGTCTGTGAAGAAGTGGTTGTATCCCAATATGAAGGTGACGACATCTTGGAAAGACTACCCAGATGTTGCCTCAACTTTATCAACAACTGGATCAGTAATTGCTGCTCTCAGCtcttacaataattaa
- the LOC130824151 gene encoding uncharacterized protein LOC130824151 → MKPQAQSCTKPYCFFCAMNEPNPLIRRTKLAKCFKEMPFTDDQEQVLVLSSLWNLAMNQPNDPEFPSLGIFQCMANFILKGINQKDWLLKDQNIYIPYYAAHIIGSYTMNNPKFALKVTKCGVIPPLLELLRGKLSWVEQRVAVRALGHIASHDISFKKLIDYEEVIVELSIQMASNCLKVVYENFIRKGEKDRLKYHCDLLTRGVKELELENRKAEEWASQSQCWSISLLDCFVKRKRGLNMICNPILLKDLSGMWGGLVNKSSPCGIGLIRSLCHTNIGRASIANSKEVILGLGNTTRSSDDWQYMAIECLLLMLKDLDTRYKVIDHVVVYLKDLVEIRSVQGRKRVGEMITQVLLQDYGKIKYGKLRLSEETNRLLDEIWDIKVEKRKKEKLMNEEEIIERKSLATQMKKEGNKLFWVGDIEGGLLNYTKALDLCPLKYTKERIVLYSNRAQCYLLLNNPKNVISDTTRAICLSSKGKQHSKSLWRRSQAYDMIGLAKESLMDCLLFIHCNKNSKPNRRKRFNVPYFAVRLISKQIRVTWLFNGLDLRIENDHIDEIKESKDVVKLCIDSTLVNVTIVMFQLLRQNFLKGFIANNSSRPMILKGNPYKSGISGSARRARQKQAVKHSQT, encoded by the exons GGAATTTCCTTCCTTAGGAATTTTCCAATGCATGGCCAACTTTATTCTCAAAGGTATCAATCAAAAAGATTGGCTTCTTAAAGACCAAAACATCTACATACCCTATTATGCAGCTCATATTATAGGTTCATACACCATGAACAACCCCaaatttgctttgaaagtgACAAAGTGTGGTGTGATTCCACCATTATTAGAGCTTCTAAGAGGAAAACTAAGTTGGGTTGAGCAACGAGTCGCGGTTCGAGCATTAGGGCATATTGCAAGCCATGATATATCATTCAAGAAGCTCATTGATTATGAAGAAGTGATTGTGGAATTATCAATACAAATGGCTTCAAATTGCTTAAAAGTTGTATATGAAAACTTCATAAGAAAAGGGGAAAAAGACAGGTTAAAGTATCATTGTGATCTTCTTACAAGAGGGGTTAAAGAGCTAGAGTTAGAAAATAGAAAAGCAGAGGAATGGGCTAGTCAATCACAATGTTGGTCTATTTCTCTATTAGATTGCTTTGTTAAGAGAAAAAGAGGCCTAAACATGATTTGTAATCCAATTTTACTTAAGGATTTAAGTGGAATGTGGGGTGGATTAGTAAACAAAAGCTCTCCTTGTGGTATAGGTCTTATAAGAAGTTTGTGTCATACAAATATAGGGAGAGCTAGTATTGCAAATTCAAAAGAAGTCATTTTAGGCCTTGGCAATACAACTAGATCATCGGACGATTGGCAATACATGGCAATTGAATGTCTATTGCTAATGCTTAAAGATCTAGATACAAGATACAAGGTTATTGATCATGTGGTTGTTTATCTCAAAGATTTGGTCGAAATTCGTAGTGTTCAAGGGAGAAAAAGGGTTGGGGAGATGATTACACAAGTTTTATTGCAAGATTATGGGAAGATTAAGTATGGGAAGTTGAGATTAAGTGAAGAAACTAATAGGTTATTGGATGAAATTTGGGATATCAAAGTTGAAAAGAGGAAAAAGgagaaattaatgaatgaagaGGAGATTATAGAGAGGAAGTCTTTAGCAACCCAAATGAAGAAAGAAGGGAATAAGCTATTTTGGGTAGGAGATATTGAAGGTGGTTTGCTAAACTACACAAAAGCTTTAGATTTATGCCCTTTAAAGTATACAAAAGAGAGGATTGTTTTGTATAGTAATAGAGCTCAATGTTATTTGCTTCTTAATAACCCAAAAAATGTTATTAGTGATACAACAAGAGCAATATGTTTATCAAGTAAAGGTAAACAACATAGTAAAAGCCTTTGGAGAAGATCACAAGCTTATGACATGATAGGTTTGGCTAAGGAAAGTTTGATGGATTGCTTATTGTTCATACATTGTAACAAGAATTCTAAGCCTAATCGGAGAAAGCGATTTAATGTTCCATATTTTGCTGTTCGTCTGATTAGTAAACAAATTCGTGTTACATGGCTCTTTAATGGTCTTGATTTAAGGATTGAGAATGATCATATTGATGAAATTAAAGAATCAAAAGATGTT GTGAAATTGTGTATTGATTCAACATTAGTGAATGTTACTATTGTAATGTTTCAATTATTG AGGCAAAACTTTCTCAAGGGGTTTATTGCTAACAACAGTTCTAGACCTATGATTCTTAAAGGGAACCCTTATAAGAGTGGTATTAGTGGGTCTGCTCGTCGTGCTAGGCAGAAGCAGGCAGTCAAACATAGTCAGACTTAG